One Chroicocephalus ridibundus chromosome 22, bChrRid1.1, whole genome shotgun sequence DNA window includes the following coding sequences:
- the NFILZ gene encoding NFIL3 like protein, which translates to MENFMAPLSTVSELALQQSKAKLLHRKVSGPSRRKREFMPDEKKDNMYWEKRRKNNEAAKRSREKRRLNDFAMESQLAALSEENAILRTELLSLKLRFGLISPDASTYQGHSLQDFLGVFFRGHRAASPLLEAEPFAGESCFFRTKSFVPKVLEPADFSCKTFGPSRNVLGCDSKPTPMDTPGLQQPKRLDAGFGPTVCPPFLNYHCPDKYAFHLPFSGSACFLCPSPCSAEASKENTTTVSDEDDEQQVPKTSPLPPCSLPCPSEDHSKGRSYAALPHKLRIKTKALSSLEECGLDSH; encoded by the coding sequence ATGGAAAACTTCATGGCACCGCTGAGCACCGTCAGTGAGTTGGCGCTTCAGCAGAGCAAGGCCAAGCTCCTCCACCGCAAGGTGAGCGGTCCCTCCCGGCGCAAGCGGGAGTTCATGCCAGATGAGAAGAAGGACAATATGTACTGGGAGAAGAGGCGCAAGAACAACGAGGCGGCCAAGCGCTCACGGGAGAAGAGGCGCCTCAATGACTTCGCCATGGAGAGCCAGTTGGCTGCTCTCAGTGAGGAGAACGCCATCCTCAGGACAGAGCTGCTGTCCCTGAAGCTGCGCTTTGGGCTCATCAGCCCAGACGCTAGCACCTACCAAGGTCACTCTCTCCAAGACTTTCTGGGAGTTTTTTTCAGAGGGCACAGAGCAGCCTCTCCACTCCTGGAAGCTGAGCCCTTTGCTGGGGAGTCCTGCTTCTTCAGAACCAAGAGCTTTGTGCCAAAGGTGCTGGAGCCAGctgatttttcttgcaaaaccTTTGGCCCATCCAGAAACGTCCTTGGCTGTGACTCAAAACCAACTCCCATGGACACACCTGGCCTTCAGCAGCCAAAGAGGCTTGATGCAGGCTTCGGACCCACAGTTTGCCCTCCATTCCTCAATTACCACTGCCCGGACAAATACGCTTTCCATTTGCCCTTCTCAGGCAGTGCCTGCTTCTTGTGCCCTTCCCCGTGTTCAGCTGAGGCGAGCAAAGAAAACACCACAACTGTCTCAGATGAAGATGATGAGCAACAAGTGCCCAAAACTTCTCCTCTGCCCCCATGCAGCCTGCCCTGTCCTTCAGAAGATCATTCGAAGGGCCGAAGCTATGCTGCCCTACCTCACAAGCTCCGGATTAAGACCAAAGCCCTCAGCAGCTTGGAGGAATGTGGCCTGGACTCCCActga